The following nucleotide sequence is from Gemmatimonadaceae bacterium.
GATTCGACGAAGCTCGTGCCTGGAGATAGCGTGCGACTGCGTCAATTCTACATCGATCGCGAGTTCGATGGTTGCTGCGTCGTTAGGGCATTGCCTTCGAGTGTTGAAGAAAATCCACCGCGAGCTCCGAGAGTAGCCGCACGCCGATGGGGAGGGCGCGCTCGTCGGCGTAGAATTTGGGCGAATGGTTAGGCGCGGCGACACTTGGATCGGTGCCCTCTGGCGTGACGCCGAGAAACATGAAGATGCCCGGAACGCGCTTCTGGTAGAGCGAGAAATCCTCGGACGTCGTCGTCTGTGGGCCGGGGAGCACCCTGGCGCCGGGAATACCCGAAGCGACGATGCGCTCGACCGTTGGACGCATGCGCTCGACGAGCGCGGGATCGTTGTACGTGATCGTGCCCGCGATCGACGCTTCGACGTCGGCCGTAGCCCCCGATGCCGCGGCGATCGACTGTGCCGTACGTTTCACGAGCTCCGGCATCTGCTGTTGCTGTTTCTCGTCGAACGTGCGGAGCGTGCCGGTCATGACGACGCTGTCGGGGATGATGTTGTTGCGCACGCCGCCATTGATCGTTGCCACCGTCACGATCGCCGGGCTTGCGGTGAGATCGGTCTGTCGGCTGACGACGGTCTGCAGTCCGAGCACGATCTGCGACGCGACGACGATCGGATCGACGCCATTCCACGGTATCGCGCCATGTGTCTGCCGTCCGTGGACGACGATCCTGAGCGTACCACCGGCTGCCATTAACGACCCTGATCGATAGACGACACTGCCGACGGTGTAGGGAAAGACGTGCAGTCCGAAGACGGCC
It contains:
- a CDS encoding amidohydrolase — encoded protein: MRTQASLALAALTLLTSLPLTAQAPASLDADLDRRALAVNDRVVAWRRDIHQHPELSGQETRTAALVADHLRKLGIDVRTGVGGTGVVGVLKGGKPGSVVALRADMDALPVTEEVDLPFRSTVRAQYNGQEVGVMHACGHDTHVAMLMGAAEVLAGMRDKLPGTVVFLFQPAEESLGGAAGMIKDGALDNPKPAAVFGLHVFPYTVGSVVYRSGSLMAAGGTLRIVVHGRQTHGAIPWNGVDPIVVASQIVLGLQTVVSRQTDLTASPAIVTVATINGGVRNNIIPDSVVMTGTLRTFDEKQQQQMPELVKRTAQSIAAASGATADVEASIAGTITYNDPALVERMRPTVERIVASGIPGARVLPGPQTTTSEDFSLYQKRVPGIFMFLGVTPEGTDPSVAAPNHSPKFYADERALPIGVRLLSELAVDFLQHSKAMP